The genomic region AGGCCCCCGCCATTACCAGTTGCGGGAAGCGGCTGATGGCGCGTTTCAGGCGCGGGTCGAGCAACGGCATTGCCCAGAGCAGCGAGTGGGCGAAGTAGACATGGGTGACCAGGCCCCAGGCCTGGGCGTCCGCACTGTAGCCCACGATTGGTGTGAACCACAGCAATGAAGTCAATATTTTGCCGGTATTCATGCCGTTAATGTGCTGGCTGGCAATGAATGGATTGTGGCAATTCCGTGATGTTATCGTGACAATGACAGGGGCTGCCGGCAATTTGCTATACTGCCGCGCTCAATCTCCCACATTCTGTTCCGAGGAATTCATGGAAAGTCCGTACAAGGGCAAGACCGGTTTGCGTCGTCTGATCAATGCGTTTGGCTACTCTGTCGACGGGCTTGCGGCTGCTTACCGCAATGAGGACGCGTTCCGCCAGGAAGTGCTCATGGCGGTGATCATGATTCCTTTGGCCATTTATCTTGGCAACGATGCGATTGCCAAAACGTTGATGATAGGCAGCGTGCTGCTCGTGATTATCGTCGAATTGCTCAATTCTGCCATCGAGGCGACGGTAGACCGGATTTCGCTGGAAAACCACCAGCTTGCCAAGCGCGCCAAGGATATCGGCAGTGCCGCCGTATTGATTTCCCTGATCAACCTGGTGGTGGTCTGGGGTCTGTTGATCTTCGGCTAGCGTATTTTCTGGCCGCGCCTCACCAAAGCGGGGCAGAGAGCAGGCGCAAGCCGATGCTGAGCCAGCGTTCGTCGCTATTGTTGTGCATGCGGTTGCCGTAGGTGGTGTCGATCTGTACC from Methylobacillus flagellatus KT harbors:
- a CDS encoding diacylglycerol kinase; this encodes MESPYKGKTGLRRLINAFGYSVDGLAAAYRNEDAFRQEVLMAVIMIPLAIYLGNDAIAKTLMIGSVLLVIIVELLNSAIEATVDRISLENHQLAKRAKDIGSAAVLISLINLVVVWGLLIFG